Below is a window of Hydrogenimonas sp. DNA.
ATCCTTTTCAAGGAGAATACAAAAGAGGCGGCTATGAAACTGGTGCCTCTCTATGTCTCGGTGATGGGTTGGGCATTCGTTACATACCTGATTTTGAAGGGTATGAAAAAAGTGGTCAAACTCGGCTTCCCGACCGCGGCCGGAATTGGCCTGATCGCGGCGGTAGCCATCTTTTTCGCCGTAAAGAAACTGATCTCAAACTATTCACACACCCTCGACAACGAACGTAAAAGCATAAGCAGCCTCTTCACCATCCCGCTCATCTTCGCGGCTGCGCTTCTGAGCTTCGCACACGGTGCGAACGATGTCGCGAACGCAGTAGGACCGCTGGCCGGCATCTACGATGCGTTGGCACACGATGTCGTATCGACCAAGACGGCAATTCCTATGTGGGTGATGGTTATAGGGGCGGTCGGTATCTCCCTGGGCCTCGCTCTCTACGGCCCGAAACTCATAAAGACGGTTGGTAGCGAGATAACGGAGCTAGACCAGATAAGGGCCTTCTGTATCGCGCTTGCGGCAGCAATTACCGTAATCATCGCATCTCAGCTCGGACTGCCGGTAAGCTCAACCCATATCGCCCTGGGAGGAGTCTTCGGTGTCGGATTTTTGAGAGAGTGGCTCGACAGAACACAGAGACTGGAGTACCGCATAAAAGAGGAGAAAGAGAAGCTCAAGGAGTTGGAAAGACGACTGGAAGCGTACAGAAGCGAACTTCACAGCCTTGAATCCAAAGAGACCAAATCGCAGCAGGACTACGAACGGATAGTGCACCTCTTCGAGCTGATTTCGGAGCATGAAAAGCTTGTCAAGAAAGAGAGCAAGGCCCTCAAGTCGGTCTATAAGACAAAATATGTCCAGCGCAACGCGCTAAAAAAGATCATAGCCGCCTGGATCATTACCGTACCCGCGGCAGCACTGCTTTCGGCAATCATCTTCTATATAATAAAAGGGATTATGGTATAGGGAGCCGCTGGCTCCCGGCCATATATTATATACACTTGATTCCATATACCCAGCTTATCCATATTATAAAGTTTCGCCCTTTATAAAAATTTTTTCGTGCCGATATTCTCAATACATCTTATTATGGAAAAGAGATTATGATAAAAAGATTGATATCTCTTGCAACTCTTCTTTGCGGTACAACTATAGCATTTTCGTCCGATAGTATGGATGATCTGCTTCGGGCTTTCAAAAACGAGTCGGAGCTCTCGAAAATAACCAAGAGCGAGTCTGCCGGTTTTCTCGACATATATACGCGGGACGAACTCGAAAAGATGCAGGCCCGCACCCTGATGGATGTCTTGAAGCTCTTTACGATACCCAACATAACCAGAACATCCAACAACATAAACCAGTTCACGAAACCAACTTTCCCGGTAATGCCCCCTTTCGCAATACGTCTTTATGTAAACGACCACGACATGACATCTTCATCTTTCGGAAGCGCACTCATGCTCTGGAGCGAAATGCCGGTCGAATATATTGACCATATCGAAGTGTATAAAAGTGCGTCATCCGTCGAGTTCGGCAACGAACCTGGAAGTGTCATCATAAAACTCTATACAAAAAAGCCGGAGAGGGAAGAGGGAGGCAAAATAAGGCTTCTAGCCGACCAGAGGGGCAGCAAGGAGGCGGATATATACCATGCACGTACCCTTAAAAACGGTCTCTCCTATTTGGTATATGCAAATGCCGGCGATATAGAACGTAAGAGTTACGAAAATAGCGGCCACAGCATCGACTCGGACAGCCATGAGCAGAGTTTCTATGCCAACATATCCAAAAACGGGTGGTGTCTGGAAGGGGGCTCATACAGAAAAGCCAAAGATAGTTTTCTGGGTCTCGGCAGGACATATACTCCAAATTACGGGGAGATAGAGAGCCATCACCGCTATTTGCAGTTGGAAAAGGTGTTTGAAAACGGGCTCAATATACGTGCGGGATATGACCACCTGGACCACCACGAAAACGAATCGGACGACAGCGGCATACCGGCTGGAGCCGCAGGGTATGTGACAAACTACGATCTCTGGCTGCACGATAAAATTATCTCTTTTATCGCAGAAAAGAGCTTCACCCATACTAAAGGGAAACTCCTTGTCGGAGGCTTCTATAAAAACAAGGGGCTGGATGTGGAAGGAGATTTTGACGCCGCAACCACCTCTTTTACCAACACCCTTCATCTCTACTCTCTTTATTTGGAAGAGAGTTACAACTTCAATCCCACGACTACCTTCATAGCCTCATTCAAAGGGGACTACTACAGGTATGAAAAAGAGATAGAGTCCAAAAAAGAGCATATCATACGGGTCGGCCTCATAAAAAACATAGGGCCCTTCCAGATCAAGACTTTCTTTACGAAAACCTACTATGCGGTACCTTTTCTCTATCTCTACGGACCCGACAACACCCCATACAAGGTGAACCCCGAACTCAAGTTCCCTGAGCCTGCACTCACATCTTTCGGAGTCCGCTACAAGGAGGGGCGTCATACCATAGATGCCAGAATGTCCCTGATCACCGTAAAAAACAAGGTCCTTACCAAACCGGACGGTACACTCTTCAACATACCTAAAGGATGGTACCACCAGTACGAACTGAGGTATTCATATGAGATTGACGACAGAAACAGGCTGAAGATGGACGCTTACATGGGAGAGAATGCATCCGGGCTGACCATGAGCCCGAAATATGGCGCACATATAGAGCTTTTCAACAGCTTCGACAAGATAGACCTCTACAACCAGGTCGGCTACAGAAGCAACTTCGACTATTACGGAGTGAATATAGAACCCACATATGACTATACAGCTTCGCTTAAATATCATGTGACAAGGGACCTCTCGGTAGGGTTGAGAGGTGAGAATATCTTCGGAACCGGATACAGGCAGAGTTACAGCGGACTACCCTACTCTATGCCCATATTCGACAGAAAATTCTGGATCAACATGGAGTACCTGTTTTGAAAAAGTTACTGCTTATTCTTATTTCCGCCCTGATACTCGCGGCTTCCGGCACGGACAAAGAGATTCATATTTACAGCACCATTCTCAATGCCATATTCCCGAACAAAAAAGTAATTTATGTCTGGCTGGACAATCCTGCAAAGAGGAAAATTTTCCAAAAGATCAAAGGTGTAAGGGTCGTAAAGAATCACAATAAGGCCGATATTCTAATACTCTATAAATCCTTCGACGTACCTACCGATGACAAGATTATCTTCGCTGACGGCTATCTCGTTTTCGAACATTTCAAAAACAGGCTGGTCGGAGGTTTCTACTGGCAGAAAGGACGGCCCAACCTAGTCTTCATTAAAAAGAATCTCAAAGACCACAACATAAGTCTGCCGGCAAATCTCAAAGATTACATTGAGGACGATATGTGAAGCATATTAGCCGCATCTACTTTTTTCTCATTTCGACTATAGTACTCTCCGTAGTCTACCTACACTACGGTGTGTCGGAAACACATGAAAAGCTGATCGGCAATCTCGAAAAGATATTCGTTCAACAGGCGGGAGATTTCGCAAAAAATATCGAAGATGAGCTGCTCAGGCATACCGGCCCAGACAAGAATCTCTACGATTTCCTGAAAACGGAAAAGGAACTCAGGAAAGAGCTCGAACACACCCTCTCCGCACTTATCACTCCATCTTTCAAGTATATTTACGTTCTCTACAGGGACAAAAAGGGTAAATACCGCTACCTTCTTGACGGGAGCAGGGAAGACAAAGGCAGGTTCAACCAAAAGCTGGATGTCGACAAGCAGAAATGGAACAGGTGCTATTCGGAGAGAAAAGATCAGGTTCTTATGCAGAAAAACCTGGAAGGGCTATGGATCACATACCTTAGGCCTATAGTAAAAAATGATAGCGTAGACGGCGTTATAGCCATAGACTTCTCGACAAACCTACCTTCAACAATTGCATCTGCGACTAGACCGCTGGAAAATATCTTTCTCTATATTTTCGTAGCTATCGGTATTCTTCTGCTTATCCTCGTATACCAGACGATTCTCAATATAAAAACCAAAAAAGAGAGTATCATAGACCCTCTTACATCTACATACAACAGGAAC
It encodes the following:
- a CDS encoding probable low-affinity inorganic phosphate transporter — protein: MEIKTFEKMQKKAVKKSRSDFLYLGISLIFMAIVLIATYNKIPGNPFLAVAALFGAYMAMNIGANDVANNVGPAVGSKALTMMGAIVIAAIFESAGALIAGGDVTGTIKKGIIDPAAFADPQYFVWAMTAALLAAALWLNLATWLRAPVSTTHSIVGGVMGGGIAAAGSFGIVAWGTMGKIAASWVVSPILGGVIAAGFLYAIKKSILFKENTKEAAMKLVPLYVSVMGWAFVTYLILKGMKKVVKLGFPTAAGIGLIAAVAIFFAVKKLISNYSHTLDNERKSISSLFTIPLIFAAALLSFAHGANDVANAVGPLAGIYDALAHDVVSTKTAIPMWVMVIGAVGISLGLALYGPKLIKTVGSEITELDQIRAFCIALAAAITVIIASQLGLPVSSTHIALGGVFGVGFLREWLDRTQRLEYRIKEEKEKLKELERRLEAYRSELHSLESKETKSQQDYERIVHLFELISEHEKLVKKESKALKSVYKTKYVQRNALKKIIAAWIITVPAAALLSAIIFYIIKGIMV